In a genomic window of Vigna angularis cultivar LongXiaoDou No.4 chromosome 6, ASM1680809v1, whole genome shotgun sequence:
- the LOC108343361 gene encoding internal alternative NAD(P)H-ubiquinone oxidoreductase A1, mitochondrial translates to MALLRNLCTKFSTMMKASSSSSSSSLTRTQTPKNAYSFSFTFLSHFSTNPVEEKPCVKPVVEYSGLEPTRAHEKPRVVVLGSGWAGCRLLKGLDTSVYDIVCVSPRNHMVFTPLLASTCVGTLEFRSVAEPIGRIQPAISREPGSYFFLANCTHIDAHNHMVHCETVTEGVETIAPWKFRISYDKLVIALGSQPSTFGIQGVKEHAFFLREVHHAQEIRRKLLLNLMLSDVPGISEEEKQRLLHCVVVGGGPTGVEFSGELSDFIMKDVRQRYAHVKDYIRVTLIEANEILSSFDDRLRRYATKQLTKSGVRLVRGIVKDVKAHKIVLSDGSEVPYGLLVWSTGVGPLPIIQSLDLPKSPGGRIGVDEWLRVPSVHDVFSIGDCSGFVESTGRQTLPALAQVAERQGKYLAALLNKIGKAGAGHANSEKEIGFGDPFVYKHLGSMATIGRYKALVDLRQGKEAKGLALAGFLSFFIWRSAYITRVVSWRNRFYVFINWITTVVFGRDISRL, encoded by the exons ATGGCTTTGTTAAGAAACCTCTGCACCAAGTTTTCCACCATGATGAaagcatcatcatcatcatcatcatcatcactaaCAAGAACTCAAACACCCAAAAACGCATACTCATTCTCCTTCACTTTCCTCTCCCACTTCAGCACCAACCCAGTTGAGGAAAAGCCTTGTGTTAAGCCCGTTGTTGAGTATTCGGGTCTGGAGCCAACAAGGGCCCATGAGAAACCACGTGTTGTGGTTCTGGGCTCAGGGTGGGCCGGGTGCAGGCTCCTCAAGGGCTTGGACACGAGTGTGTATGACATAGTTTGTGTTTCACCTCGTAACCACATGGTGTTCACCCCCCTGTTGGCCTCCACTTGTGTTGGAACTCTTGAGTTTAGATCTGTTGCTGAACCCATTGGAAGGATCCAACCTGCTATTTCCAGAGAACCTGGTTCTTATTTCTTCCTAGCCAATTGTACTCACATTGATGCACATAACCACATG GTGCACTGTGAGACTGTAACTGAGGGAGTGGAAACAATAGCTCCCTGGAAATTCAGAATCTCATATGATAAGCTAGTCATTGCATTAGGATCACAGCCTTCCACTTTTGGAATTCAAGGAGTCAAAGAACATGCCTTTTTTCTCAGAGAAGTTCACCATGCACAGGAAATTCGTAGAAAGCTCCTCCTCAACTTGATGCTCTCTGATGTTCCAG GAATTTCTGAAGAGGAAAAACAAAGGCTTTTGCACTGTGTGGTTGTGGGGGGTGGTCCTACTGGAGTTGAGTTCAGTGGTGAGCTTAGTGATTTTATCATGAAAGATGTTCGTCAAAGATATGCCCATGTGAAGGACTACATTCGTGTCACCTTAATTGAG GCAAATGAAATATTGTCTTCATTCGATGACCGACTTAGGCGATATGCTACCAAGCAATTGACAAAg TCAGGAGTTCGTCTTGTTCGTGGCATTGTGAAAGATGTTAAAGCTCATAAGATTGTTCTTAGTGATGGTTCTGAGGTTCCATATGGGTTGTTGGTATGGTCCACTGGTGTTGGTCCATTGCCTATAATTCAATCCTTGGATCTCCCAAAATCTCCTGGAGGAAG GATTGGTGTTGATGAGTGGCTTCGTGTTCCTTCGGTACACGATGTGTTCTCAATAGGTGACTGCAGTGGATTTGTTGAAAGTACTGGAAGACAAACACTTCCTGCATTAGCCCAA GTGGCAGAGAGGCAAGGTAAATATTTAGCAGCTCTGTTAAACAAAATTGGTAAAGCAGGTGCAGGCCATGCAAACAGTGAAAAAGAAATAGGATTTGGGGATCCATTTGTTTACAAGCACCTTGGAAGCATGGCAACTATTGGTAGATACAAGGCCCTTGTTGACCTTCGACAGGGCAAG GAGGCAAAAGGGTTGGCTCTGGCAGGAtttcttagtttttttatttggcGTTCTGCATATATCACCCGTGTTGTCAGCTGGAGGAACAGATTCTATGTATTTATAAACTGGATTACAACTGTAGTATTCGGCCGTGATATAAGCAGACTATGA